The genomic segment ggggtgagcttaTCAGTGCTGATatatacctaaagggtggatgtcaggaggatgggatcAGTCTTTTTTCCATGGTGGCCAGTGCCTGGacaggggtaatggacataagctggaacgtaaaaagttccacttaaacacaaggagaaatctgtttggtgttgaggtgagggagccctggcccaggctgcccagggagggtgtggaggctccttctcgggaggtttccaaacccacctggacacgttcctgtgccctctgattgagaggaacctggcttagcaaggggttgggcaTGATGAGCTCTGGAAGTCACTTCCAGCTTCGACcagtctgggattctgtgaaggAAGACAGTGACTCTGAGGTAAACCAGCAAGGAGAATCTgagaattaaaagcaaaaagttaCAAGGCTGGTGGTTTTTCTGTGTAAACATGATTACAGAGTCAGATATTCTTAAATCTCTGAAGAATGGGGtggagagaaaacaggaaaaatggaATAGTTGTTTTGGTATAGCCTGATAAGGAACTTAAAGAATAATGGCGATCCTCTCGCCGGCTACAGCAGCTTTGGATGAAGCACCATCAGTGAGACGTGTGAACACAAGTCAAACTGATTATCAAAGGGAAGTCGCTGCAAAGAGCATGGTGCTGGAACAGCTTCTCCTGCTCTGTAAGAAACATCCCGGTTGCACTAGTCATTAAAGCACAGTTGAGTGGAATGCTTCCTCCACAAGAAGTTCTGATCATCAGAAAGTTCAggtgcaggaggagggaaaggcatTGTTTAACCTGAAGGGAGAGTTTATTCATGGGTTAAGGAGGCAGGGTGGGCCCACAGGAAGTCATTAGGAGCACACTTGTCTCACTCATGTCTGCACAGCCTCCCACAGTGACCAATGTAACTGTGCAACAGCTGGCAGCAGAGATGAGGACCCTCCAATCTTAAATTCTCAGTATATGTTCTTTAAAGCTCCTTCCCTTAGACCACTATTGCTCTTTTTGTGTCATTTCCAGCTTGCACAGATGTAAGGACCGACAGAAACATGGCTGCAGACAGACCAAGTGGCATCTCAGCTAGAGGCAGGAGAattctagaatcatagaatcatttcagctggaagagaccagcctttgtcccagccctaccaaccactagaccatttccctcagtgcaacatccacctgactcttaaacacttccaagagatggtgactccaccacctccctgggcaacctgttccaacccctgacaaccctttcagtaaagaaattctttctcatatccagcctgaacatcccctggtgcaacttgaggccgtttcctcttcttctattgcttgttactagggagaacagactgattCTCACCTCACTACGACTTCCTTTCAggtggttgtagagagtgatgaggtctcctctgagccttctttcctccaggctaaacagttccagatccctcagcccttcctcatatgAGTCATGCTCCAAaccctttactagcttggtagcccatctctgtatcctctgcagcacctccttgtagagaggggcccaaaactggacacagaattCGAGGTGCAGTCTCACCAAAACCCAGTACatgggaatgatcacctccctgctcctgctgacaacaccgctcctgatacaggccaggatgccattggccttcttggccatctgggcacactgctggctcatgtccagATGtctgtcaaccagcactcccaggtccctctctgcctggcagctttccagccactcctccccaagctgctgggggttgttgtggcgcAAGTGCAGGACcaggcacttggccttattgaaactcctGGAATTGGCCTTGGttcagccatccagcctatctagaactctctgtaaagcttccctacccccCAAAAAATTGACACTTctactcagcttggtgtcatctgcaaacttactaagggtacTCATctagatcattaataaagatgctAAACAGGAGTGGCCTCAGTACTGAGCCCTGATGAACACCACTCATGACCAGCTggcaactggatttaactccattgaccccAACTTGTTGGACCCGACTATCTAATCAGTTTTTCACCGAGGAAAGTGTATGcgcatccaagccaagaacagtcaATTTCTCTAAGAGAGCGATGTGGAAAGCAGCATCAACTCAGAGAACTGTTGAAAACCCAACACTTTTTGAACTGCTGCCATCTACAAGCACAGCCCAAGCACCTGAAAATTGCAGGGTAACTACGCTGTACGTGCCTGAGAGCAACTGTCTGCTACACGGACCCGTAGTGGGGTCGTATgggcaggttttggtagtgagggCTCCCGAGGTGGATTATTTAGacaagagctgccagaagcttcttcTTTATGTGACAGGGCCAGTGACAatcagctctgagatggacctgctgctgaccaaggtCGAGCCCaccagtgatggaggtaacacctctgagATTGACAggttggagaaggggaaggagttgctgcacagaggcaaaactgcagcagcaggagggagtgagaatgtgagagcaacaCCTCTGCAGtcagtggaagaggaggaggtgcccaggtaCTAGGATTCCCCTGTGAGCTGTGGTGCAGGCCATGGTGAGgcggctgtgcccctgcagccatggaggccgtGGCAGAGTAGAGATGCACCTGAGCCTGGGGAGGACTACACATCAGAGTGGGTGGGTGCCGGAGGGAAGCTGAGACCCCGTGGGAAGCCCacattggagcaagttcctggaagGTCCTGGGatcctgtggagagaggaactcaggctggagcaggtttgctgtcaggacttgtgaccctgtgggggacccacactggagcagtttgttcctgagggactgtttccctgtggatgagacccacgttggggcagtttgtgaagaactgcagtttgtgggaaggacccacttTGGACAAGCCCATGGAGGACTGTGTCCCACGGGAGCGACCCCACACCGTAGCAgcgggaagtgtgaggaggcctttccctgagaggaagccatggcagagaccatctatgATGGACTGACTAGAACTCACATTTGCTGTCCTCCTGAGCTGCTGGCAGacagggagagacctgggaagaCAGGAGAAGTGGGGGCAAGTGTTTTCAGATTCAGCTTTTGCTTCTCACGTTCCTGCTCTCTTGgattttcattaaataaatcaaatcatttctccccaagttgagtctgttttgcccattgTAGTAACTGCTGAGAGATCTCCCTCTCCACTTGTGAGccctttgttgtatttctctctgccctgtCCAGGTGAGGAGGAGGCTTGATAGAgggacttggtgggcatctggctcccagccagggctaaaccacaacaagaACAACTGGAATGAGCAGCAGACAGTTAAAACATTGAAACATTTGAGAGTCACTGCACAGACTCAAGGGGCTGTGTCTTTCTGGCCACCCCAAATCATTCATCACTTTGCTTTGGCAGCTGAACAAAAGGCTTCAGCACAAACCAGCACCCTGTACCCCTGCTTTGAACAAGGAAGACCCAACAAGGATACACCTGCATAGGCTTTTATTAAAGTAGGCAACATCCACAACTTttagtatttgaaaaaaatattattaacaaagttttggttggttttttttctcctgaagagGTAATGTAACAGCTACAATGCTCAAATGGCAGGAGAGAAGTCTCCGCCCAGAAGTTAAACTTCAGGCTGGTTACAAAAGTTCAGACTGGGTTTAATACGGAAAATACCATAACTTAAGTTACAACAGGAGCTAAAGATGAAAATGAgaggttggaaaaaaaaatataggtaTATGCACACACTGGTCACAGGTTGGAAACAAGAATTTCAGACAGGACTCAGACTCTGTAGACATCTCTAACCCCATGCCCTGGTTATCACCTCCTTGTTACCTCCACACAACTCTCAGTTGCAATACTGTTTACTTCAGATTTTGCAAAACAGAAGTTTCTGAAAAAGCTGCTTCTAAATGAAGCCAGTGACTtttggcagggaaaaaaaaggaaattctaAGTGCCATAGATTTGAATTTGGCCTTCACAGCAACACCATACCCAAAGCTTCTGTGTAATGTGACAACCAAGGACAGTGTTGCAGAAGAACATTCTTGTTCCTTATTCCCCTTAGTGTTAACTGAAGCTATGAGCAAGGATAAGGGGAGCAGACCCCCTGACATTGAGTGAAGGAATGAAATGGGGTGCAGAGATTCCGTCTCAGGGAATGGAGGCAACGAGGAGTCCCCAGGGTCTGAATTAGGAGAGACTCAAATGGACAAGACATTTCAGTTCACATTAAAGTCCCTCATCTGGTGGCTCAGTGGAACAGTGCACTAGGAGATGATCCCATTTGGGCAGGGCAGAGGACAAAACCTGAGGCAGTCTTCTCGGTTAAGAATGGAGGGCCAACGTTGCTGACCCATTGGGCCAAATATTAACACTTGAGCAATGTGATAGTTACAACAGTGGCCAAAGCTTAAAGATTTGTCTTTCCAAAAAtgtaaacaatatttttaaaaagtaatatttcaACAGGCCACAACCTCAGAGGTTTTTGAGCCTCAACACCAGGGAAACTTGTGCAATGCCAACAGATGAAACGGTGAGACACCAAACCAAGAGATACATGTTTAACAAACACTGAAAATCCCTGGGTTTCACCGCAGAATCTTCCTTTGGAGGTTACTTTCATGAGTAAAGATATTCCCTGCAGGATCCTCGACAGGGAGACAGAAATCTGGACCTGTCAGTTGCCCACTTACTGAGGAAACACCACAGGGTTACAGCGAGTGTAAGAGACTGGCAACGACCACAGTGTCAGCACAGAAAACACAGTAATAAAAAAGCCCCTTGAATGTGTTTGCCCACACAGGTTGTTGGAATGTGTAGgacgaaaaaaaaaaacaaaccaaaagataTCAAGATTCATGTAGGGAATGGCCAGTCATTTTGAAGATGAaagatcatttttttcttggaaaaaaataaataaatccagaGTTCCCAGATGCTGTTTCTTAAGACACGCTGTAGCTAAAGTAGCTGATGGCTCAGAGTCACAGCCATAGAAACTGCTATTTTACCTAAAATGGCTGTCTCTCCAGTTTGTCATTTCTCAAAGCCTCTTAAGTAGCTTTTGAACAGACCTATCTTCCTCGTATGCATCTACTAACACTGCCTTGTTAATCCCAGAATCTCCCATGCACGAAACTCAATGAGCAGAGCAGCCCTTAACTGTAGCTAGGTGATAATGTCAGCTTCTGGGTCCCtctctaaagaaaaataaaaacagaaagcatttgACAGTTCCACACAAACAGCATCTACAAATACACTTACAGTGCAGGTGGAAAATGTAGTGAACAGATTCCCAAGGGTGATACGACTCTACCGCAAGGCTTCATCATCAGCCTCCCCTTTACAACTTTCTCCGGGTGGTATGTCATCATGGTAGTACTGGCAAACAACCAAGACAACCAAAAGCAGTGCCAATTAACAATTAACCCATACCTGGGCATCACCTTCTTGAAATACACCCCAGACTCACAGCCACATAACAGCTCTTTGGGtttcagctctgcctctgaGGTTAAAGTGAAGGCAGCAGCACTTTGAAAGAACGGGACAAAGCTTAGCATGTGAACCCTGGGTTTTTAGAGCAGAATGAAAATTCAAATCCTGTTACTCTTCACATTAATAAGGATTACAAGAGTAATGCTGCTTTGTATGCCCTATGTATTAGAAAAAGTGTATGTTTATACAGcactatatatacatatatatataggaACTATGGACCAAAGTTTGACTCCAAACTAGAATTGCAACAGCCTCTGCAATTTGGAAATGTGAAGTAGCTCTTCTGATCCCTCTTTTGTAAGGCAAAGAGTAGAGAGGATCATATCTTAACACGACCCAACATCCTCCAccaggaaaatgaaaactctGTGTCACCTGGTGGGAGATGCCTGAAACACTGTGTTTGTCAGTACTGTCCCATGTTGTTTGCCAAAGAAGAGGTAGGCAGCAGGAATGATgggagaggcagcagccaggagtaagtgcttttttttgttgtatttttggggttttttccagctGCTGAAGTGTGAAAGTTCAAGAATTCTGTCCTGGGTGCTGTGCTTGGAGACAGTACCAGATGATGTTTATCTAATAGCATATACTCCAGCTACAGCATGTTTCTGCCCAACTCTAGTGCTACTGATGAAAATTAATAATTGACGTGCTCTAAGACTCAAGAAAATGATAAACTAATCTAGCCATTTCTTGCTGGTCCTCTCTGTGGAAATCTGGAAACATCTTACAAAGTATTTCAGTTAGCTTGAGCAATCCTGGAGTCAGACCCAAGGAAGCTGAACATTGTAGTCACCAACTCGGGGAGATCATAATCATGTTTCCAACCCCAATCCCTCCGGGCATTCCTGTCATCAAAGGTCATTGGCCAGTTGTCAGCTGCAgcgaagaaagagaagaaacaaggaGCATGaggttgaaggaaaaaaaaaaagtctttaaactTCAAGAGGTATCACCACTGGCCATTTGAACTGCTAAAGCTGAATTTCAAGTCCTAAAGCTTGTACAGGAGCAATTTGCAAATGCCTAAAAAGACAAGAAACTTTGGTTTGCAATTAACATGCAGCAATCTaatgggttgttttttcctctcacttaCTGCCAAAGAAGCTGATACTTACCTATTTCCTGTCTGACTTTATCCACGTTGTAGGTCACCTGGAGCTCAGGAACATGCTTCTGCACCTCTTGTGCCAGCTCTTCAGGAGTGAAACTCATGGCACTGATGTTGTATGTCCTCATGCTCAGTGCCTCTGCAGGGGCCTCCATGACCTCCAGAGTCGCTTTCAAACAATCATCAATGTACATCATAGGGAGACGAGTGTCTGGCTTTAGATAGCACTGAAATTTGCCAGTCTTTATGGCATCATGGAAAATCTGGACAGCATAATCTGCAGAAAAGAGCAACGGATGGGTCTACTCACTTGCCTCAATCTGTTTTTCACTTCATGACAATAATCCTCAGACCACCCCCAAAGTCTCATGTCTAAACGCTGGCAGCAGAACTGTGTGTGATTTATGTTGTATTCCAAACTGTCCCAATGCTATTCTAGCATTTGCACACTGTGGCAAGACAGTAGAGGTTGAAAAGAGGATGGAGTGGACAAGAGTGCTGGAACACCATTGAAACAGCATCTCTACGCTGATGCTCTATACTGCCACAGATTAAATTTATGCAACCACATGAAAAATGACTGTACTGGCTCCTGTTTTTGCTGTTCCTGCCTGCAACACTGAGAAGCACAGGCAAGTGACTCACCAGTTGTTCCCCCCCCAGGAGGAGAGTCAGCAGATATGATTCCTGGGTACCGCAGGCAGCGGAAGTCCAGGCCGTACCGGTAGTGGTAGTACTGTGGAGGGAGAGAGGACAGAAACACAGCTGCACTCACGAGGAGAAGGCCACACAACTCACTGACTTCACAGCAAAAAAATCCACCACGGGAGGCAACCTTGATGGTGTGGCCAGCCCACGACagggacagaaagaaaaggaactaCTGAGCGGCCTCCATTCCCTGCCAGGTAGCACATATCTCCCCACTCGCCCTTTTCTAGTTTATATCCCTGTCAGTAGATACGGACCCTTGACTGGCTTCTGACGTAGTGTCTAGAGCTAGTGTGCAGGGACTGAAAACTTCCAGGTCTGTGAGACCTTTCAGTCAATACAGCCTTCAGACCCGACACTGTACCCCACAAACCTCAAGTGGGAGGAAACTGTATGGAAAAACTTCAGCTTTAACAAAGTTACATTCATACACAACTAcgaagctggaagagagctgtACTTGTACAGACTCCCATCGCTTTGAcgtcagaggggtttttttgggaggAGTGACCAAAAGTCACCATTGCTCAGGCTGGTTTCGCAAGGCTTTGTACACTGTCATTTACGCAATGCCACTTGTCTTGGCAGATGAGGCAGTGAGGCCAAAATCAAAGAACCAGGGAAAGAAATGATGCTGAAAATTAGATGTTTGCCAGCTTCCAATTCTTCATACTTTTTCCGACAAATCTCAGAAGTTATTTGTCCTTCAGAGCTGCCTCAGACTACTATTAAGTACTAAAGCCTGAAGGAAACAAAGAGGGAGAAAGATTCCTCCTGCAGTCAGGAATCTTACAAAAGCAGTGAAGTTCTCCCAGAACTTTCATGCaataaacaaaatttaaaatccTCACTTCTCCCATGAGCTCTGCATGAACCTTGGAGACTCCGTAGATTGTCCTTGGTCTCTGAATACAGATATCAGGAGTTGGATCTCGAGGAGAGGTAGGTCCAAAGGCCCCAATAGTGCTTGGAACAAAGAGTCTCAAATTATGCTCAGCTGCAATATCCAGAACGTTGTGTAAACCTGGAGCAAATGACGGGATTTATCAGAACACACATGGCACTTTCTCAAGCCTCTGCAGGGGTCATGAACTTGAAACCCTTGCCACATACCAGTAATATTTACAGCTCTGGCCAGAGGCACGTTTGCTTCCCCGACAGCGCTGAGCAAAGCGCTGTAGTGGAAGAGCCAAGTGATCCGGTTATTCACCACAATCTCACGCAGATTCTTGTAGTCCAAGATATCCGCGAAGATAAAAGGGCCTGGAAGAAACGGAACCAGGGGGAAACAGGGTGAGAAGTTCAACATGACACTCAAACCGCTGCTTTCTGACCATGCCCCTGCAGAGGATTTGACTGCACAACTAGTGGCAGTGGGTGATAAATTagtacatttaattttaaaaagtaaatgtgcaggttaacagttggactcaatgaccttaaaggtcttttccaacttcaATGATTCTCTGTATATAAGcagcagaaatgaaaggaagctgctacaTTTACCtcaatcacagaatgatgggggttggcagggtcctgcagagctcatccagcccaaccccctgctaaagcaggttccccttaaTTGGGGGCcagaggaatgtgtccaggaaggtttggaaacctcccaaggaggagactccacacccttcctgggcagcctgggccaggggtcCCTCgtctcagcaccaaacaagtttgtGTTTAAGTGAACTTTTTGCactccagcttatgtccattacctcttgtcctatcactggacacaacagaaaaaagcgtCGCCCCTTCTTTCTAAGATCCAAATCAACAGACTGGTGCAGGAACTCCTGCTTTATCCAGTCAACAGcatgaaaacaaagaacatGTAGTGTACACTATTCAAATACCTAAATACATCATTAAACAGTAACAACGAAGAAAAACTTACACAAgttcataaagaaaaataagacaaTTCAAAACTTCCACTCAACATCCACATTATCGTAAAAATTGCCTGAACATGGAGAAATAAAGCACAAATTTCATTTCTAACCTCTCCCCTCCAAAAGAATAAATGATCCCTTTTTATATCAGGAGGGTAATAGGCAAGCTTAGCTTGACTCCACTAGTTATTCTGGTGAACAAAGTGGCAAAGCAACAGTGACAaagtacaaagaaaaatatttagaaaaagagAATAGTAGAAGACACCAACATCTTGGCAGCAtttcaaagcaggaaggcattaTATACGAATTTCAAACAGCAACTTGTTCAGTTTAATCCACTTAGACTTTGGTAATTAGTTTATCAACATGACAGATAAAGTCAAGATTTTCTTTCAAGATGCTTCTGCAGTCACTTACCGCTATAAAAGACACTGTCCGCCGGCTTTCTAATGTCAGACAAGATCACATTGTTCTTCCCAAAGCGTTTCCTGTGCAGAAACACCCACGTGGCACAGTGAGACCACAGTCTTTCAGATAATTCATAAGTTTCTACGCTGCTATTTTGTTTCACAGGAGCAGTATCAGATGAACAATAGTCTCTGCAGTTAAATCAGctattgcatttaaaaaaaacctcctcaTCGATCCTTTAAATGCCAGCACAGCACCTTAGAAAATTAGTAAACTACTTCTAGCAGCAGTGGAAGATTGCATAAGGATAGAAAAATCttttagaaatggaaaatacttGAGAAGAATGATTTTTCTACCCTCTTCTTTCTGAAAACTCTACCCAGAGATAATCTACTCCCCTGCAGACAACAAAAAGCTGCTGTAACTGCAGCTACTGTTCTAGTAAGAAAAGTAAATCCAACTGAGCAATCACTGCCTTGTGCTTTATTTAAGAGCAAGTGCAAGTCTGATGGCAATGGAAAACATTCCAGCCTTTCATTACTTGCATGGTTTTTAAGCATATCACAGGAATGGTAGAAAACATTCAACTGGTACCACGGTGTTTGGTCAGTGTAAATACTCTGCCACAAACAGAGCTCTGCTCAGAGGTGGATGTGGGCAACAGGGACCAGGGAGAATGCTCCAAGCATTTTGTACTTCTTGAAAAGATAACACgtggaagaataaaaaaatgaggcagagaaacagaaagagccAGAAGAAATACATGGTTGATTTACTCCATTTGCTGCCTCAGTTCATCTTTCCCCACATCATAAAAAAACCTCGACCTTGTATCCCAATCTTTATTTTTGCTTGTACTTTACTAAATAAGGCACCTTGTTCCTGAGGTTACTTAAGCCAGCAGTTGCAAAGCCCAACATTTGGGCAGTTAGCATTTTTTTCAAGTGGATGTCTGTACTTTCTTCTCTCCTGTAGTAGCTGTGTAAAATCACAGCCTCTGTCTCTCTATTAAGCACTCAAATCCAGCCTTATTTGGCCAGACCGAAAAAAgtgataaaaagaaaagctgaccACCTTCTGAGCATTCAGATTCTGAATACTCCCATTTAACTGGAAGCAAACTGAACTCAGTGGCTCTTCTTCCAGACAAAATTGTGTTATTTTGGGAACTGTGAGCAACGTACACACAGAAAGCACACCAGCAAACCTAAAGCAAGCAAAGgagtgaaaaataaagagatggTGAAAATTTCAAGTTATTTACAAAAGTAAGAGGCAAAAAAGAACGCCATCATTACTAGGACTCTTTTATAAACAATTTTCCAGAAAAGTACTGCTTGCAGGAGTGATGGCTAAACCCTCAGTTCCTGAATTCCTCCCTAATAGCAAGTCAGAGAATCATAACATACCTCAGAAGCTTAGCAAGTCCCACTCCAAGTTGGCCAAGACCACCTAAAAGGCAATGCATAAGAGACAACAATCAGAAAAAGGGTGATATTAAAATACAGACTTCCATTATTGAATGTATCACATCAGA from the Colius striatus isolate bColStr4 chromosome 2, bColStr4.1.hap1, whole genome shotgun sequence genome contains:
- the LOC104553541 gene encoding L-threonine 3-dehydrogenase, mitochondrial, encoding MPVVRNVSKAVSQLLQSSGCGCGVSLVPVRCIGVSPRQVASDASFHSISFAESDHPRVLITGGLGQLGVGLAKLLRKRFGKNNVILSDIRKPADSVFYSGPFIFADILDYKNLREIVVNNRITWLFHYSALLSAVGEANVPLARAVNITGLHNVLDIAAEHNLRLFVPSTIGAFGPTSPRDPTPDICIQRPRTIYGVSKVHAELMGEYYHYRYGLDFRCLRYPGIISADSPPGGGTTDYAVQIFHDAIKTGKFQCYLKPDTRLPMMYIDDCLKATLEVMEAPAEALSMRTYNISAMSFTPEELAQEVQKHVPELQVTYNVDKVRQEIADNWPMTFDDRNARRDWGWKHDYDLPELVTTMFSFLGSDSRIAQAN